The window TATTGGAGAAATTTGAGAATAGTATCAATAGAGGTGAGAATTGATTTGATTGAATTTATCATGAAATCCTTCATACCTTTTATTTATCAAGTTAAAATTTGTGAGAGAATCAGGAGAGTTTTGAGGTACTTCTTATGGGAGCTTGGGGAAGCTGAATAGCATCATGTTGCTGGTTGGAAGATTGTGTGCAAATAATGCAAAAAGGTGCTTTTGGGAGGGAGTGACTGTATAAAACATGAAGCATTTGTATCCAAATGGTTGTTTTTCATTATAATATGGTAAGGTTTCATTAGGAAGAGAGCAGCTGTGCAAGGGTGTACTGTCTTAAAGTGAGGCTGTGGGAGGAATGTGGTCAGTGTATTCTACTCTTGAGGAGCAATATCCTCAACTGTATGGCTTTCTTACTGTTGGTAGTTTGTCAGTTGCAGATTTTGTCTGCAAGTTTTGGTTGAGAGTGTTGATGGTGGTTGAGAGCCTTGAGCTCACAGATGATAACATCTACCTGGAGgggtttcattttatttaattttttatagtCTCGTCTTGAGGAGGATAAGAGAATTTGGACTCTGATGTATACAGGTGATTTTTCCGTAAAACGCCATCTTTCTCTGGCTTGATAATTGAGCCTAATCCTCGACAACAGTCCTATCCTGATGCAGTTCTGAAGAACAAGAAGGTCAGCAGCAAACCAGGCTATCAGTTGGACCAAGAATGAACCAAGAATGAACCAATAAGCTTAATTTTGAAgcccaatgggttatatgggccatGGGATAAatgttttgggttttctattgtaatgaCTAAAGAgtcaattctataagcccaaatgtGAGGGATTTGAGGTCTATACGAAATTAGGTGTTTATTTTCTTAGAGTTTCTagatactttctattttcaagaGTTAGATTGTAATAGGACTTTCTTCAGCTTGCTCGTGGAGAGTTTTCCGATTCTTTTAGTTCTTAGttctataaataaagagaaggggCTACACAACTCTCCCATGATTTTGAGATTAAACATAGCTTTTACTTGTTAATTCTGTGAGATTCAGAGCTCCTTTGATGCAGGATGCAGTGAAGCccttggtgggatgccaagGTAGTTTGGTGTATTCCAAGCTTGAGTTTGGTGGGAAGCCAACTCAGAGGATCAGGTGGTGGGACTCCTAATTcatatcctctttcctcttttcttttgttcttctccttccaaCAGGTCAGATCTGAAACTTTCCATCCTTACATAACAAGTTATTGTTTTCTGTTGttcttaagtttctattctGTTCGCTAACCTTTGTTAGTCTTCTTTTCAAGTGATAACCAGATTGTTCATACCAACATATTCTGTTCTATCCTTGTGCATACAAGGCCGTTGAACTCCGGTTCTGTTGGCAGTTTTCTGCTATGTCTAAGACTCTAGGTTCTATTATGTTGTACAGTACAAGAATTTTAAGCATAATTGACAGTTGATGGTGCTTTGGTAGGGGGTTTTCTGAATATATGGGTGGAGGCAGCGACGTAGCCTACCAACAACTTTGCAGTGAGATCACAGTAGAATTCAATGATTGCTCAAAACAAGTAGGTTACTGAATCATGATAAACtatttttagtaattttttcTTGTAGCACATTGCACTGAAATTTAAATTCTCTGACATTGATGCAGGCCCTCGAAATGGAATCTCAATTTTTGAACCCTGATTTCTGCCGAGATGATCTGGCTCGCCTATTGAGAGATGTTCAGACGCAGGAAAAGCAAAAATTGCATCTGGTATTGTCCTGTTATTTCACATTGTCTTTTTACTAGTTCTATTTGAGTTTTCGTAGACAGGGAAACTCCAGTCTGAAATCCTTTTAACCAGTAAGTATTATCTGTTGAGGAAATAACTGTCTGTATTTGGAtatgttttagttgttttgttttgaaacaatgaaaatattttgagTTCTTTTGTGTAAAACTTTCtatctaaaaacaggaaaatctatTTGGTAGCTAGAAATACTTGTATGTACTCCAAAATAGTAAAACTTATGTGCTAAATTGATCCATTGAATCTATTGATTGTTAACTCTCTTCTTCATATACTTATTGACATATGTAATGGAGAAAAATAGTTTATAGTACCTCTCCAACTTTTTACCTAATGCTGAAGATTTTGATGACGTGTTATTCTCAATTTGTGTATTTAGAATGAAATTAGAAGAGAAGTAAATTTATGGAACACCTTTTTAAGACAACCAGCCAGTATTTACAGATGACTTGTCTATAAAATTGCTGCACATTTGAGATGGTAAAAAATTTTGGGGAAGAGACAGAAGGTTATGGGCATTAATATCTAGTGTTATTTTGTGGAGTATATGACTGGAGAGAATATTCCAGTCACACATTCTTTATTTTGAAACCAGATAAATGAAAAGATTTAACTTCTTTTCACCTAACTAATGGAAGGATACAGGTTCGTCATCTTAAGCAACTTCTCCATTTTAGGACTGAATTAGATTCCTTCTGCAACTATTTTACAGTTAAATCTTAAAATATTTAAACTTGTAAAGTCGGGTAATAAATGAATGTGGTAATGAAGGCAAGGgggcaaaatagtaaatttCACAATAACTCATTACTTAAGTTTTTTAGATGGACCTAAAAATGAAAGCTGAATATGGGAAGGAGGACTATCTTTGCAGGATGGAGGGAGTATAGATTGTTTTTAGCATATGATATGTTTCAAGCATCTCTCTGACTACAAGAATAATCGTGTAGGGCTTCATCTAGATTACTTTATTAACTAGTTTACATTCTGTGCTCCCTTACATGATAATTCCGTTCATGGTTTCTGATTCCTGGCATAACATTACCTTCCAAAGACAGCTACAATTCAGATTTTAAAGAAGGCTGGCCGTCCCTCGGAGCGACTGGTGACCCATGAGCACTGCAGATCTAGCAACCCAGCAAAGCATGAGTGTGTGCATGTCCATGAAATAACGGAAGCTGCAGGAACTGAGGACGCTGAGGCAGATGCAGAGTATGACAGTGCCCTCAATGAAGCCATCAGAGGGGTGCAGGATGCAGTGACAAACATAAATGAACATCTAGAGGAAGTCAGATATGAGATTGAGGCACTTGAAGCTGAGTAATCTTTCAACCCACATATTTGGTTTAGATTGCTTAACTGGGGAGCTTAAGTTGTACATGCCTAATATTATGCATATTAATTTGTTGGACAAAGGTTTTCTAGTCTATCAGGTCTAGAGAGTTTATTTAGACTGGTACAGGTGGATCTGAAggtcaagtttcagccaaaaAAGAGTTGGCCATGTGGCAAAGAAGGGATTGAAAATCCAGTGGAAAAATTAAAGTTTTCTTTAAAAGAAATGAACGattgaaaatacaaggaaaTATGTCAAACATGGGAGGGTATATGGCTGAATCTAAGTCCGAAATTTGGCATATGACcattttctagatatccatACGGTCAAGATTGCCATATCACCCGTTTCACTTGCAAAATATGGTGTTAGTCTAGAGATACTCTTTAGTcttgttggagaagaaaaacttttgcctttgGTTAACTATTTTTCGTTTTATGCTTGTACATAGGTCCACATTGTACCTTTTTCCCTCCATCATATGATGCTTTCTTGTGAATTGAGGACTGTTGTATGGAGGGTGTGTTTGTTAGTAATACACCTCCATGAAGGGAATTAGCACAAATTGTGAATTTAGATTTTTCCCCGTCCCCACCtccagaaaggaaaaaaattatgcCATTGATGTATATGTATgtgcgtgagagagagagagagagagagagaggcaaaggTTGATGAACTATTATTGGTCCCTATCTTTTACAGCTCTAGTTTCTGGTGTTAAAATTCGGAAACTAATCAGCTGAATTCACAAATTTGAATCAGAATTTGGCCAACTACACCCTGATTCTTAAGAAGGTACTGAATCTATTGCTTAATTGAATCCAACTGATTTCTAGCCAAG is drawn from Telopea speciosissima isolate NSW1024214 ecotype Mountain lineage chromosome 1, Tspe_v1, whole genome shotgun sequence and contains these coding sequences:
- the LOC122648159 gene encoding uncharacterized protein LOC122648159 — encoded protein: MENEKEVIEGLEKVAIGEATMEEEKEVVAEESHLKHSKTVDLLRKFLAVQQRRAEAYAKLRRGFSEYMGGGSDVAYQQLCSEITVEFNDCSKQALEMESQFLNPDFCRDDLARLLRDVQTQEKQKLHLTATIQILKKAGRPSERLVTHEHCRSSNPAKHECVHVHEITEAAGTEDAEADAEYDSALNEAIRGVQDAVTNINEHLEEVRYEIEALEAE